The Seriola aureovittata isolate HTS-2021-v1 ecotype China chromosome 7, ASM2101889v1, whole genome shotgun sequence genome includes the window TTTCTTTCTCCTCGACTATGGACATTGTGGCTGAAGTGATTTTAGACTATGCAGAAATCTGTTGACAGGGTGAGTCAAACACCTTTAtaacaggttaaaaaaaatcgGTTTGCAGTGTAAGAAAAATTTGCTCTCCCTTTACACTTGTCTTAATTTGTCCCAGAATGACCGGACAACAGAAGTTGCATGCAAGTGTAACTAGGATTCATAACTTACATATATGCAGATAACTGACTGTCACCTTGTAAAAGCACCtcagatgtactgtatgtctaaTTTTCTATCTTAATTTTTAATGTAGCTTCAACAAGTGTTAAAAATGTGTACATAATGCAGAATTAGAGAATGTGAATATTCCTCGGTTGTTGAATTGTGAAGTTCTGCTGGCTCGAGTCAGGATCACGTGTCTCTGTGTCTAAACAGTTGGAATTTTATATAGTCactgttttgcatttcaaaagGACTCGTGTGGCATTTCGGCTGGGTAAACATGCTCACAGTTGCCTCCGTGTTTTCAGATTACAACAGAAATGAAacgacagtaaaaaaaaaaaaaaaaaaaaagggttctGAAGAATAATGTTCTCATCATGCTGGTTGACTTATAAACATGCGaatacatttcagtgttttacattctgacaaaagttaaaaatgtagGTGGCCTACTTGTCCAGTATTAAACTGTGGTGTTTGAGTGATTTGCACATACATATTAATGATCGGCTAGAGGAAGTGGATGGAAGTAGGTCTGTTTTAAGAGCTCTGGTTGACtttaaatttgacttttttttttttttgtatagcTTTTGGTTTTCCTACTGCAACTGACAGTAGCTCAATTAGTAATTGACTAAACTGATTCACAGTTATGTTTGGGGAATGTAAGAGCCCAGGTATGTATCATTTCAATTCAAGAGATTGTCTATATTCTAATATTTTCAAATCAACTGACTCTGACTGTATTTTGATATATGGTATGattttctggtgtgtgtgtgtgtgtgtgtgtgtgtgtgtgtgtgtgtgttttcagagagagaaagagagatctCTGGCTGTGACTTTCATGCTTtctgatgtgtgtctgtctgtgtgtgtgtttgtcctgtcTTGAAGAACTTGTCCAGACTCCTCCACTTGTGTTACAGAACAGCACTTGAATGACTTTAGACTGTAGCATCTCAGAAATCAGAATCTACAAATGAAGACTTTGCCTTGCTGGCAGAATGTTTCTATCATGTCATGAGAAACACAATAAATGACTGATAACTGTAACATGGAGTCACTTTGTGTCAAATAATGGCCACACTGGAAGCTATGAAGTGAACTGTAgaacattttgtatttacagtattatcAGTAAATGCTGTGATGTTGCCTTTTTTCTGCTCTCTTGAAAcaaaagcagctggaaacaggaGTGGCTGTCTACTGTCTCATCACTCGCTCCCCTAATACAGTTAAGGCAGAAACTTTTTCTTTAGTCTATGACTTCCTATTTTTTAAGTGCTGACAGCAACTTTTAAATTCTAACCTTCACTGGCAATCACGGAGAACTCTCTTAGTTCTAAAcctcttttattttcagcacACCACCCTGCAGCCAAAATTATAATCGTGTCAAATGCAACTGTCGTTTTAATTGTCATGTGCTATTAAGTTGTCACATTTTGACTGACTGTAAACATCAGGACAGTACTCTATTAGGGATTATAAAGACAGACTCTCTTTGTTTAAGTGTCACGGAAGAACTGATGTCTATGAGTGCGTGGTGCCAGGCTGCAAGTGAGGGCAAGTGTTCCCTTAATCACTGCAGTGTGCCAGAGCTGCTTCAACAGGTAAAGTGGATCTTCTGTGCCACAAGGTTTAAATATAATAATCCTACTCTGTTCAGAACCAGGGCAAACCTTAGGACAGCTGATACGGAACTGGAGAGAGGCTAAGAGTTCAACATCTTTATTATTCGTGAACAGAAGACAAGTCAAGAGAGGTGAGCCAGTTTACTGGTAGTTATTACTTTGTTTTAACAAGCAATTATGACCCAGACGGTGACAAATGGGGAAGTTCCACAAAGGTAAAAGAGTCAAGTTCAGATATTGTGTAACGCCAGAGGGGTTGTGCATTTGTCATTATCGTTTTACAATAACAGGGAGCTGTTGCAATCTGTTTGCTGTCGGAGTCCGCAACATTAAAGGTTTGCCATTAGGGGGCGACATTGTTTGcgctttgatttttttccccctctgtcttcTGTGGAAAAAAGTGATTTAGCCAGCAACAGGTGCAAGATGTGTCAACACTGACTTGACCACAAATCTGTGATAACACGTCAGACATCACAAGTTAAGAGCTTTCAACCACTGCTTGGTTCCTCTGAGCCAAACCTTGTGCTACTCACTGATTTACACCTggaagaaccccccccccccaatctaaataattaaaatgtacatGTGCAACGATCAGCCAAGTCTGATTTTCATTAATTGTCCCAGAATGCACTTACAAAATTAAAGACAGTCTAACATATTAATTACAGTTAGCCGCATTGAATTTACACCACACAAGCAAAACTACAAAACCAACATTAATACCACATTGGAGCTCACTATTAATCTAAACAGGGGTAAACCTCAGTGCAAGATGTGTCATAGAAAAATCTTCAACTGAaatgtttcctctctcactctaaCATCATCTCCACAGGGCTCAGGTCCCAGTGGTTGCGTAATGTCTTTACACGTGTTTACCTGACACAACTCCTCCCTACAGAGGTTAGGCcggtgtttttctgtgtgtttgcacgcAAACGTGTGGGCGTGAAATTTACCTGAATTAGAACTATTGTCCTTGTGAAATGATTTAATGATGGGGTTTTTTGACAAAGTTAGTCAAAAGATGAATAAGCAACTACACTACAGTATGTACTAATAATGGGGAAAGGCTTATAAAAGTTTATAATTTCAGATGTATACAAATGAAAGTGtaattaaaagatattttacCGTTTTTGTTAGTCtttgaatgttttatattgGAGTCATTAACTATGATGAAACTACAGTATTTGACTGGCCAATTaagttttgtttgatgtgtTGTCTTTGACTGCTAAAAAATGCTGAGTGCCATGCAGAATAAGTTCCACACGCAATGAGGTGTAGCAAACTTTCAAATGTGCATACAGTGCAGGAAGCTGCAGAAATGTTTGCTAATGCAAGCACAGACTCCAAGTCCCCTGAACAGCTGTGTCTCCTGTCTTTCCTCAGCACCTCTGCACATCACAACGGACGTGTATGTTCTGcctacagtacatacacacacagacgccaACTCTCCCCCAACATAAAAGCCTCCACAAGCTCCATCTGTGGTTTGCACTTtttccaaaagagaaaaaaaaaaagtctgagaaATCATCAAACAAAATGGATCTCCACCAATGGATGAAGTTTGTCAACATCACCAAAACTATTTTAGTCTGCAACTACACTGAATCctacacacacccactcaaTCAAATCCAAATCCACTTTAAATGGTTGCCATTCAAAAACACTTCCAAATCCACAtttccaaatacacacacacaaaaacctgcCACATGTGCGTGTTCTGGATGGATGCCAAAGTGAGCAAGCGTGCTCAGACAGGACCAAAGCCCCACAGGCTCTGTGAGTAtttttgtgtgagtgtctgtgtcatttttagactGGAAAAACATTAGCTCTCCATAAAGTCCTTCACTGTCCTGTAACACCTGCTTGGCTTGATTTTTAGTTGTAGTCTTCAGAACTATAATCTGCTTCGTGGCTGTTTTCACTTTATAAGTATTAGAAATTAGAATAAGAATTAATAGAATAAGAAGTTTGTGAGTTTGAtccaaatgtatttattaacttCTGAAACTAGCGCAGTGATAGATGAGTGATAATGAGTTGAATTAAATATTGTGCCTGTAATGCTGCTGTTGTCAGATCCACTGGTTTCAAACACAGTCTGCTGGTGATACCTGACATGATTTATATCAAAGGTGAAAATGTTCATCCTTGCTGACACTGTTTTGGTCCGTAGGCTGTCCTCTGACAGCTTAATGACTGGCTGTCCACATATCACTTCGCTCACTGCTCCCATTCTGAAGGGCGgcagaaacaggaggaggaggaagaggatgaaggaggagggagcaaAAAAATTTGGAAGACTGAGACAGGACATACTGAACAACACTCAAAGCCTTAGGACACACTGGAGGTTCTGCCTGTTTATCTATTTCTGTGGCAGAAGTACAGAGCAAAGGTCTTTTAGCACCAACTGGCAGCAGCAAAAGAGCTGAAGAGTcacatttttgtatgtgtgattgtgtttgtgtcagaaaAAGGAAGGTGGTCTTTGTGTGTAACCTACGATGCATGCATTGAGTTCGTGTGTGAGCCCCTCAGCTGTGCAGCCTCCAGGCCCCGAGGAGAAAAATGCTGattacaaaatcaaaacaaaggcgGAGAACCTGGTAAAACTGGGGATAGAAAGTCACTTGCTGCTCCCTGCACATGGTTCTCCTATAAATACCTACAGCGCCAACTGCATTTACAAACAAGGGAGTGCATGAATATGCATATACACCAATAAAAAGCTATGACAGAGAGATTATGTATGAATGTTAATGGAGCGACTTCTATGTGCAGTCTCCCGCATATCAAAAACACTTGAAGAGAGACGGCTCTTCTGCTTGTAAACTCTATATAAATCTTAGACTGGCTGACAGTTTCAAGAGGCAGGCCTGATTATCACTGCAGATGATCTGAGTGTACAAACATGGCAGCCAACTGTATGACAATGTCATAAATGTATGAGCAGGACTGTGGGACATCCAAGTCAAGGAGTGAAAGGTGAAGGAGAAGACTGATAAATTGAGCAAGAGAAGGCGTAAGGTGACACGAGTAAGAGATATGATTCAGGAAacgataaagaaaaaaaaaaacaacagtgagaaagagataaatgaCATGACAGTGTGGAAGAATAGGAGGAACAATAGCTGTCCATGGGAATAATTAGATAAATAAGTCAAGGGAGGACTGTGACAGAGATGACTGCGGTGGGTGAGGGGTTGTCAGGAAAACTGAGAGAAGCAcattccttctttctctcttgttcgCTTCAAAACAGCAGCTGGGACAGGTGTGCTTTTACTGGTGGCAGAAAGTGCACAGGCTGCTGACTGCCTCCCAGTGTGCTGTGTatatgttgtgtgtatgtgtgtgtgtgtgtgtgtgtgtgtgtgtgtgtgtgtgtgtgtgtgtgtgtgtgtgtgtgtgttcatatgctGAGTATGCACACTTTCTGGTTGCAGATTGCATGCAAGCAGAGACTTTGTTGTGTGTAATTACTGGGGAAACAAACCCCACAGATGAGAAGTCgcccataatgacaaaaatagACATCTGAATGCACACATGGTGTTTGTTGGGCAGAGATTGTGAGAGAGTGTCTGTATAAGAGACAACACAGTGCACGTGCAATGTGTGGAGGCCTAGAGGATGTATGCAAAAGTACAAGAgtcagcttgtgtgtgtctgttgtttaaGGAGACAGTCTCTACTTCAGGAAACAGAGGGATCCTGTTTGTGAGCTGTACTCATTGTTCAGCTGATTATCCCCcgcctgccccccccccccccccccatccaacccacacactcatatacaaaACATAGGCCTCATGTTACTATTTGGCTGTCAACCAAAGACGTGTACACAACAGCTTGAGGGCCATGCTTTGATTTCCTGTCTAACACTTCACATGTTGTCTCTTCACAATAAAGCCACAGTTTCTAATGAGGGGTGTGTCTGGCCAGTCTATCTGACTCCATGCATTGTCCATCCAACCTTATTGATGTCTATCTCGTTTCACCACAAGAACGGACAACACCTAACGCCTGTATCTTCTCCTGGAATCATCATTTACTCATTTTTCTTACAGCTAAACTCCCCCTGCCTTCCTTTTCCTGCGAAGTGACTAATTTCATTTCATAAGGCCCCCACCTTATCAGTGACTTCATCTTGGTTTATCGGAGCACGCTGGATTACTGTTTATCCCAAGTCAAGAGCAGACCTGAAGACTCTGACGCACAATCCTGTCccattattttaataaaaacattttatattgaaCTTACGTCATAACTTAACAAGACATATCCATGGAAATCTTTTATTCTTAAGATAGGAGTCTTctgtgtactttgtgtttagtgctaattagaaaatgtaagcatgctaaccaagcggcaacctccgaggctgaaaaatgaagccaacaaggaagtaccaaaaactgcacttcttcGAATGGCCTCTTGAGGCAAGCTCCAAaagagtcaatccccatagaatcccatgttaaaatacccaactttacagcagaaataaacatgtttacagtctggtacagaaaatggttttggtctctgcagctaatttcctccttcgtCACAACTTTACTAATTTTTGTATAACTCACCCGTTTAAGTTTGTCTAAGGCTTAAAGTTGTGCATAATTTAGGGCatgccactttgagtgacaggtggatgagcATATGCCTGCCACAAGCCGGTATGCATCGAAGTCTCGCAAACCTCCTCTTCACCCATTTTTAAATTAGCTAGGAGTtgggcggagtcaggtactggcatGATGGCAACGGGTGAGCAGCCCACTGTGAGCTTCAAAGCCGCTCTTCATAAACCTatgagtgacatcacagatgCTACTTCCATCTTTATTCAGTCTATGATGCTTACACCTTGGATTAAGATGgcaaacatgcaaaacattATGCTAAACAGGTAGCAGTGTCATTGTGAGCACGTTAGCAGGCCTACTTctgcatttagctcaaagcaccatgCAGCATAACAGCTAGCTGTTAGCGTGGCGCTTGACTATAGAACAAGACAAACTTGCATCTCTCCATGAAATTCTTTTATTCTTGTCCCTGGTTTTAGTGTTTCCTACCTCTATCTCATTTAtacattcttcttctctgccttctcATCTGCTGCTCAAagttttccccttttctttcttgttctctctttcaACTATAGCTCACTTATCTCACACTCCCACTCTTCTCAGCTTAGCTTTTCTCCTGCAAAACACTCAATTCCAGCACAatgctgtgttgtgtctgtgtgtgctctttCAGGGGCAGGCTCTTTGAGCTCAGGAAAAGAGGccaatgtaacacacacacatacacccacatacacacccacaaacacacaagatgaGAACCTCTGGCGTGGCCTTTCCCACCACTGCCCTCTCTGTATCAACATACTCACACAAACAAGCTCATTCGCACTGCTACACCATTAAACAGGcttttgtctcacacacacacacacacacacacacacacacagttatctCCACACATCTGCATGTAAGCTCATTACTgcatccaaaacaaaaaccttctAACTACAGCACAAACCCTCCCACTTCAAGGGTCTTGTGTGGCTTTCACACTTTGTTGAGTAACcaaaaatgtttcatcttcACCTTGTTCACAACTTAATATTCAATCAGCAAAGAAAAGTAATTGATGGTTAAGATAAAAATTTATTTACATGGCCCCTTTAAAGATCTTACATCCTTTAGCAGTGAGTGAATTAGCACAGACACTCAGCTGTTTAATTTGCATAACATATGTCCTTATTATAGGTAataatgagggaaaaaaaatacaattttattacCCATGACAACCAGCCACCAGAGAAATAAGAATCATTCATTTCTGTAAACAAATCCTGTGGTGTTAATCTCGTCTTGCATTTGATTTAATCTCACAAGAACTTATAAAAATAGAATTTACAATATAAGTAATCAATATATGACCTTAAACATAAGCCCAGAATACACATCCTGTATCAAAAAGATTCAGACACAAAATATATagaaaacatttataaacaaatataacttACTGCCACTGATATGACTCAATATTTTGTCTACATGGTGATACCAACTCTGAAGAGGTATGAAATCATCATTGCCTTACCAGGCTGTGgggaaaaatatgaaactatATAGGACAGCGTTCATACATGTGTACCAGGGAACAGAGAAACAATATGTAATATTAAAATAGCAGCCAACAAGTTACAATTCCACAAAAATCTTTGGCTCGTAAGTGGTGAAGAAGATTGAATCCAATTTCATTGGATTGTGAACAGAGAAAGTTTGTTGGTCAGTAAATGCCATTGATCTTTAATGGCAAACATGACCTTACTGAAGGCACTTGACAGACatggagaggagacacaggtTTGACAAAGAGCCGCAGAAAAAACTGGTGAATCGACATCATAACTTTTTCACCTAATTGAGTTTACTGTACTCATTTGTATACCTCCACAAGAAGCACAAGACATTACCTCCACATTATAAGTGGTGTCACCCTAATGACAGTTCATTCCTTGTCATGTGACTCTGTTTCGCTCTATTAAAAGGACAAGACGACTGATGGGAGAGCTGCAGCCAACAAATCTgtcatctctttctgtcttcataACCATCGCCCTCATGTCCTCATATCTGCAGTGACTTATAGGAAGGCGAGCTTTGATTGACAGACGCAAATCTCCAAAACAGATAAAATCTGATGAGGCTGGTGAAGATTCCAGGTGTGTTTGGAACCTGGAATGAACATGAAtaggaaataaaaagacataaaggatagtagttttcatttcaatcaagaaaaaatgttgaaagctgtgtttaaatgtatcTCTTACCACAATATAGTTATCATTTAGCTGTAGGCCGTAGAGGACCCAGGAGGTTGAAGTGAAGAAGGTGGCTACAGTCAGGGGGAAGGACAAGCACTGCACATTACGACTACGTATTATCTCTACctaaaagagaagagaggaagaggaggacggcAACAATTAGTTAACAGATAAACATTAAAGCTACATTAATCgatgtttttgtatttacaatGCATCAAATTACaatgtgaaatgtaaagaaTCGCTTGAggtgacaaacaaacagaattatCTGccctgcagttcccctcagctctgtggagtgttttagtgtctttaagctcattcttttggttttccagccaacaactttattgttttgcttcagttttatCAACCCTGTTTCTGtgactgttttcagcaaaataaataaataaataaaatttaaaaactgtacTCTACTTGCAGAGTAGACTCAGTGGGTGACACTCAGGGTGTCAGGGGTTTATTCCTGTCTATTCCTCTCCACTGTTGCCAAGTGCTGCCTGTGGATGGAACTGTCAGGTTTCTCTCTGCAATATTTTGAGGTTACTCTGTGAGGTGCATTGAGATAAAATATCTTCAGATTGGCACTATatcaataaaactgaattaaattgAACATCAGTTTAGCTAAGTGGCTAATAGCAAACTAAAGGCAAAACTCCTGTGTGCCAGTCAAGTCAAGGTAGTAGTAGTTAATATGATTGCATCGCTATAACCGATCCGGCTTCAGACCGAGGTAGGACCACCGAGCTAATTAACATAAGGACACAGAcatatatgaataaattaataaatgaatgtagaaatgtagaaatacagtAATACAtgtataaattaataattaaataaatgcagaaacacagaaataacaaaatgtagaaatgcataaataaataaatgtaaaaatacgGAAATAGCATTTGGTATTACCAAAATGCatgtattttgcatttatttatgtattcaattttttacttttttataaattttttgTCCTTCCTTCATCTTTCAGGGTTTAAAACAAGCAGGATTGTTTGACTATTACAGTTTATGCCTCCATTTGATTTCCTTTTAGCAATGTCGCCACATGTCCAGATCTCAGTAATTAATCTGGTGATTGTTACCAACAGGAATGACGGCTGTGAATGTTGTATTAACCTGGAATTTCCCTTCAAATACCAGAAGCACATCTGGAATGTGCTGCAATGTTTATGGATAGATGCCCTTAATGAGGATGTCTTTAGGTTTACACAGTGTATAATACcaacatcatattatataaactgtaaagagaaaacaaaatgtcaccaaGGGGATGaagcacaaacagacagaggctgGGAATAACAGGAAGACACAGATGAGGGAAAGAAAGGCAGGAAACCGACTGGGGGTCATTCAAAGCTGTGGCACAGATGGGGGGAAGGAGACAAACAGGATAGTAGAGGAACCAAAGGATGATATGAAGAcacaaaaggaaagagagagggcaggGGATTTATTCCTTCACCTGTAAATAGCTGCATGTGCAGAGCCGACATGAAGAGGAAGACCAAAAAACGTGCTGTCCACAGCTGTATAGACTGAATACAGTTGGCGTTTAAGTGAATATTGTGAAGTTTGTAGAAAACAGCTTTAACAACACACTGTTTAGAAATAAGAGCTCCCTCCTGCCTCCTAAAGACATGATTGACAGGCTGTACAGAATGAATTCCTATTTTAAGGATGAATGTAGTTTTAATGGTTAAATTAactctttatttaaaaatgattaaaagtcacctttttgccatttttaaattaatactaCAGCATTTCCTGATTTTATCTACAGAGCATGAACAATGCATTTCAGAGATCTTGTGATGATGGACTGCACAATGTTGCAACTGTCACCTGACTGGTTTTTCTAGAGAGGCAGCCATGCAATGACTCTCTAACCTCAATATTTATCCTCTTTCAAGAGTGTGACAAGTTTGATGTGTGACAAACTTGCTAGTTTTGTCTTACAGACCTAGTAATTaactgtgacagaaaacagagaaaaacataaaattttaattaaaattaaaattaaattttaatttttaaacgAGGATAAACCCACTAAAAAAAGCAATTGACTCCTTTTACGCTGCCAGCTGAGTTTCCcggagagcacacacacaactgcagggagcaatcacacacacacagatgcagtcgtagggggagaaagagtgagctaCTAGAGTGATAAAAACAGATCTGTCACGAGTTGGCGCTCCTGTAAGTCGGAGCCTCTGTGTGAGATCCTTTAAACGGTGATTGtgcatttttaaatctaatttcaGCATTGCAGCTCACTCCTGCATCCTTGAGTGTAGCTGCGGTGTTTGTGGTTTGACAGCAGCGTGTcaggtctgtttacagtgtctgtgctcagaAAGACGTCAGctgggtgttgtgtttacatcaatgctGACGGGAGCCGGAGCTGATAAATACCCAAGTCTATTGTAGAGTCATGTGACCAGGGTGTGAGTGCCGATTGTAActtttccattgctgacaaaagcctgatgttagtgGGTTTTAGCGGGTTTTttgaacagaggaaaaaaaggttttatataTAGCAAATGACTTTGTGCATGTGAGCTGATATTATTTGATAATGAATTTGTGTTATCATGATAACAATTTTGTTGAATGATGAACAGTAATTGTATTCCAGATTAAAAGCACATTGCATTTTGTCTCTGCATTGTCTGTGAAACCAGTGAGAGGAGCATGTTCATGTGACTTTGTACATGCTGTCTGTATGCTGTGTTCGTCTGTAGTGCATGTGAGCCGTACCAGGTCGGCGAGCGGGGACAGGTACATGCTGACGGTGACCACGCTGCAGGTGAGGCCCAGCTGGTTGAGCCGAATTTCTCCCTCCGGAAGAAACATGGTGAAGTAGCACCAGCCGCAGGTCAGCACAATCCCTGCTGCAAGAGTCTCCGACATCACCAGCCtctgaaagaaacacacagggaGACGCCGAGATGTTTTCACACCCGAAATGAGTTGGATGTAGCAtcagtgatgtgttttctgCAGATGCATGCtgaccttttgttttgtgtagtGGAAGTACATGATGATGTACAGGAACTGGAGGACAGCTCCGATAACGTTGACCAGGACGATCGTCTGATCCGCCTTCAGAATCCCATAATACAACCAACCCAGGTTGCTATGAAAACAAGACAAGCTTCAGATGCGCCGAGcaggacaaagaaagaaagatcaaGGATGGcggacaaaca containing:
- the slc50a1 gene encoding sugar transporter SWEET1, with translation MDLLQLLSWACIVFTVGMFSTGLTDLKKMRESKSADNIQFLPFLTTCLNNLGWLYYGILKADQTIVLVNVIGAVLQFLYIIMYFHYTKQKRLVMSETLAAGIVLTCGWCYFTMFLPEGEIRLNQLGLTCSVVTVSMYLSPLADLVEIIRSRNVQCLSFPLTVATFFTSTSWVLYGLQLNDNYIVVPNTPGIFTSLIRFYLFWRFASVNQSSPSYKSLQI